The nucleotide sequence cgttcctatctttaactaggACTAgcccagattgactactccctcttaatttattaacatgcaagtggaattttttactattatgccgtctatctgcatcttccagatccttggcaattCTAATGCATTTTCCGCTtcctttacattccttttgctttcatatgatctatcactcagatgaTTCTTGTTCAAGCCCCTCTTCTCCTCTATTAAGCATTAAGCATAAAGTCCCATCCAACAAAGTTCGTAACTCAGCCCCTCTAAAAACAATTGTCCATAATGTTGTTGGCATGCATTTTTTTATGgactttcattttctttttttaattgaagtgCTGAAGTTTCCTCTTATATCTGCTTCTTTTCTCAGATGAAGCAACACGGACACTAGAAGAATCAATCAACACCGAAGATTTGGGTTTTGCCATCGAGCTCCGTCAGTCGGCGCGCGTTAAAACTGGCACCCTAGGTCGTCGCTCGCTAGCAAGTAGCTCTGGAGCACTTGTGAAACCTCCTCCAAGACCTGCCCCTGCTTCGATTGCATATTCAGATGATGAAAGTGCAAAAGCGTATGATGATAATGATGACGGTAGTAGTGTTACGGAAAAACCGTCATTGAGTTCTTCGGAAAGTCAGGTATGATAAGCTTTTCTGATTACTAGATCAGttttcaagacaaaaaaaaaaacgtgtctTCGAGGTATTTCAACTACAAATTTCTTACTGCAGCCGCTAGAGACCCCAAGGATATCCAGAAAGAGTCATAAATCTTGCTTCATGTGTGTTATTCGCCAGAAGTCTTGCAACTGGGATGGGAACAGGTGTGGAAATAAGGACATGGCACGAGGGAAgggcaatgattttttttttcatttctttctaataaggacacaaaaaaaagacattttccaCATCTTGggagatattttttaaataaaaatactaaaatatgtatttttcagtATCTAGGGTGGAGGTGGAATTGCCCCACCCTCCCAATTGTTGCCCCTGGACTGCAGTATCGAGTTTATATGCTTCAAGTCCCGCTGCTATGTGTACCAAAGCGTATTTTAGAGTCTCCCCCCTCTTTGGGCTCATTCCGTTGGATTGGTCCTAATACCATTCTGCCGAGTCTACCTTACAAGCTAAGATTTACTAAATGCTAATTTGAGCGTGATTAAATTTTGTATAgttctactactaacaattcaccacagcaccaagccgcctgaggccaacacaactacgcacgctcGTCCTCAATCcctatctattcaaagcctcctaaTTTAATCTATCTATTGAAATCCTCCTaattcccaggaagttcccatttcctttaaatctttctttatgaagtATTCCcatcccagacgaggacgacctgcttttcttTTAGCCCTAAAGGGTTGgatgaaaaggacaatcttcggcaatctgtcatctttcatccgcagaacgttccctaaccatctcaacctttctttcattatgaccctagaaagtgggattgaaccgcatttttcttacagcctattgtttgaaatacggtcagtcagccgggctCTCAGAACAATTTGTAGGCAATTTctatggaaaacatctaacaaatctcCATCTGCTTTTtgaagcgcccatgcttcagaaccctATTCGACTACTATCAGCAGtgtgtagcttctaatattctaattttggttcgcATTTTCCTATTCTCCCaatcttttttaataagaaacaccctgagccttagctatcctacttttaacatcttcactgctcccaccgtttactaaaaaatactaccTAAGTGAAAGTAAATACTTcataagtgaagctgcccacctgatcagtCTTTTAGTTACCCTATGTCACCATCTCAGATTCACTTATTCTTGTCTtagtgacttggtcttcttaacgTTAATTTCCAAACGTAATCTAGCACCATGAACtcgcaaaatctctaaaagttcattaattttgctcacactttcatctataATACTTAAATCACCGGCATAGTcaaagtccaggagagtttttccttcccatttgattccgtagTCTCCCTTTGTCTTTCCTGTGTtgcttaagacaaagtccatcaaaatgatccatgtaaAAGGGGGctgaacacaaccctgcttaactcctgatttaatacaaaaacaacttctaacctcatttcctaccttaaccgcagcagtgttattttcgtacatagcactaatcactttaatgtatttgtctggtataccatataaggaaaatacctttgctaaagctcttctatcaatagaATCGAGCGCTTACTCATAATCTATTAAATTGAAGACCAAGGCGTTtgacaactcaggcacttcccaattattaacctaagagtgagaATTTGGTCgatacatcctctacctttcctaaaaccgcactgttcttctcttaaaactttccCTACAGCATCTCTACCTACATATTTGCTACCTGCAgaaaccagactaatgcctcgataattgccactctcactcttatcacctttttcaaaaatcacactCATAATCACACTATGACCCTTTtaaccctttttcaaaaatcacactcataatcttcagtaacgtATTTCTAGCcacagagccaccatatttaagaaactcatttaccacactatcagcacctggagccttattatttatAATCCTTTAGTACGGCCGCTAATTctttctcacaaaacaaatcttccttcacatccaaggtatcacaaacttttgcattttcctctgtatcttctcctgcaactctatctcggtttaggacattctcaaaatgttccgcccatctctctttaactctttccttatcattaattgtggcccgttcctatctttaactggaacTAGTCCAGCTTGGCTACTCCCTCTCAATGTAGTAACATTCCAGTACAATATTTTGCCATTATGCCGTCTAACTGTATCTTCCAGAttcttggcaattttatccatggcttccactttacacctccttagttcatgttttaatgctttctctgctgcctttacattccttttgttatCATATGATTTATCATTCAGATAATTCTTGCataagccccttctcctctctattaaacaatTGAGgtcccgttcctatctttaactaggACAAGTCCCGATTGACTACTCCGTCTCTATTAATTAACttaccagtacaatattttactattatgccgtctagctgcatcttccagatcctcagtaGTTTTATCTATGGCCTCCAATTCACaactccttagttcatattttaatgctttctcctttttctttacattctttttgCTCAGATATTTCTtctacaagccccttctcctcctTATTAAACACTAataatttttcactaatattcctagctgcagtcctaactttcttccctcagacaccatcagcaacttcacaattttttttccaaaaatatttcaactatcttccacattgtcaaattttaaactatccagtttagtattcaattttttctggaaagcttctctcaaattctcatcttggagtctatcaaaatgaaaacttttgaaaacaaatccaaaattttagctttaaattaaccttaaacACTACTAGATGATGATCTTCACTTTTACCATCAATAACAGAACTCCTAtttaccctagtatcttgtattgatcctgccagtcttcggtttactataacataatcgataaggtttgctgtcttactaCCACGTGAATACGATGTAACTTGTGGGCCAtattatgaccaaacaccgtgttggttataactagattgttaaaCCTACAGTAGAGCTCTGTAGTGTTCtacagagaaccctactgtagaggtttcaagctcctatctgcaaaagcgtggaatcttgtattttttgtttgaagaaagatcacggatgtgtgtttttttttccaggggtgatcgtatcgacccagtgatcctagaatgtcgtgagagggctcgttcgaacggaaattaaaagtcctagcgctctttttaagtgacaaaagaaATTTGAATGAAATTAGGCCCCGTCCctagctcattttttttcaaagtcaccggatcaaaagtttgagatagccattttgttcaacatagtcgaagaATCTAATAACTGTCTTTGAGAACGaattattcccccacagtccccaggagaaggtttgcaagttatgaactttgcccattgaaTGCATATAGtgttggttattggaaagtatacagatattttcagGAGGAAACAAGTTTTGCAACTGAGCAATTAAAacttacgaacagaaattattacgtttatgagtttatgagggttcgccccctcgtcaatatctcgctctttacgctatattatttttaataactattaaaaagagctaGTTAAACGGCTTTTGGGATTTAGggggcattcttaaagaattggaacaaaattcgaacttcagTAAAAAGttcaaaccccctcatattacgtatatgagggagtttcttcccctcgtcagtacctcgcttgATACGCTAAAGGTTAAAACTCGGTTAAATACAGGCCGGTATCAGCAATAatgttttgtgttattttttggcCAATCTTAGTATTTAATGTTCTCTTAAGCAGCTTCttaattatgatttttatatgaTAACCATGCCTTATGATATCgcaatttttatatgaaattgTATGTTTTTGGCTTGTAGTtgttattgaataaaaaaaaacaaattttttccaaatgaaagtaaggaacaatatttaaacttaaaacgcaaagaaattactatgtatatgaggggattgcccccttctcagtccctcactctttacgcaattgtttgactttttgttccaattacttaagaatgactcctgacacataaggaccgtttaattcacaaatgttttagcgtaaagagcgaggtactgaggagggggcaactccggcatatacataataacaaccaaaaaaagagaaaattgtgGTTgtaacagttcctggtaacgaactgtaagtaaggagcaacccggatcaatagaaaccgaaactgTAGAAAacggtttaaaagaaaattgataccagtcgatatattaaaagaattgactatttatgctgatttcaaatatataaaattcattaagtttagtcgtacccatcaaagATTACAAGTCTAAGAAAATGTTCCTgactttcgaaaaaaaggggaaacaccccctaaaagaaaGTTATCTCAATGAAAATCGCAAAATCAAATTCACCGTCTCAGAGAACTCTACTTcataggtttcaagcttctatctgcaattTTGTGGAAATGTTAAATGTgttaaaatgttgaattttacattttttgctagaagaagatcatggatgcgtgtttttttttttcttgtttttttttttttttttttttttttttttttttttttttttttttttttttttttttttccaggattgattgtatcaacccagtggtcctagaacatcaGAAGAGGGTTcttttgaacggaaattaaaatttctagtgttctttttaagtgaccaaataattggagggcaactaggccacctccaCCGCCACTTTTATCCtgaaatcatccgatcaaaattttaaatacctattttgttcatcaaagctgaaaggcccaataactatgccgtTGGGTATAACAATTACCaaccaccaccccccccccataacccacttgggaaaggtttttaagttataaaatttgcccgttgtttacgcatagtatttgttattggtattcatgcatacatttttggaccacaggagaatttttcatggaaaagtaAGTTTCCAGGGAGGGAACTTGTCTGGGGAATTATAGACTTCGGGAATCTGCTagaattcttataaaaaattcttttggtatgtcttgctttctctttttcgtTTCAGTTTTACGTGCGGAGTGATTAAGaataattgtccggggtaaattttcaacgGGATTAAATTGTATAGAGGACATTTCCATAGTGAGGGGGTTTCCCCTTGGAGGTGGTGttagatttcctggcattattaaaaaacgatcagaaatttaataaaagaaattattatttctactgaaagtaaggaatgacattaaaacttaaaacgaacagaaattattccgtatatgaaaggggctgtcccctcctcaaagcctcgctatatacgctaaagttttactctttctcacagctctattttttaaaacgataaaaaaaaactcagcccatttcatatgcggaataatttctgctcgttttaagatttaatgtcgctcctttaaataattgaaattattttggcctgaGGAAAAtcaatgatcccggataccagtgcaggacggggatcaTCCTTAGTCTTCACCATTTTGTATGTCCACCATTTTTACAAGTCTACACATTTTgcattgtaaatatataaaaaataaaatttaagggCTAAGATTTGCACGTGTTAAGAATTAGCGAGTAACTTTTAAGTTAGTTTTGTGTTGGGCTGTTTTGCATATTTAGCtggttttttttcattcttttattgTATATTGTATGTCCAATGCATCgcgctttctcttttttttcctgtACAATTATGTTTGTAAGTGGTTATTATTTCAGAAGAAATCTTAGCTGTATTTTATAAGAGATTTCAGAACACACTAAAACTCAGCGTGCTCTTAGATTAAATTTACTTGATTTTTACACTATTTTAGACAATATTGAAGTACAAAATCTTAATTAcattaaattacaatttaaaacgtaacaaaattaaaaaatcaatattaagaaGCCATAGTAAATAGTGTTTCGTGTTAACGTTTGctcaattaattttgatttgggCTATTTTCCGTGTTTAGATAATTATTTTACCCTAGGTTGTTCTGTGAGCATTGCAGCGTAATTCCTCCTTTTTCGGTTTTTATTTCTTGCAAATTACTattcttcttttgtcttttcttgCATAAtctcagtttttatggcacttggtatctaccaagtgacatgtagcgaccgcaaattctgtcggtctgtatatctatcccggttttgctagtttaggcactttcaggtaagctaggacgatgaaatttggtaggcatatcaggaaccagaccaaatcaaattagaaatttccGTTTCCTCgaatcgaccatctgggggggggggggttaaatcggaaaaaatagaaaaatgaggtatttttaacttacgaacgggtgaaaggatcttaatgaaatttgatgtttggaaggatatcgtgtctcagagctcttatttcaaatcctgactggatccggtgacattgtggggagtgggggaggggaacctaaaatcctggaaaacacttggagtggagggatcgggatgaaacttggtggggaaaataagcacaagtcctagatacgtgattgacataaccggaacggaacCGCTCTCTTTAGGAGAGTtttctaattctgaaaaattggaaaaaatgaggtatttttaacttacgaaggagtgatcggatcttgatgaaatttcatatttagaaggacctcgtaacacagatctcttattttaaatcccgaccggatccagtgtcattggggggggaatcttggaaaacacttaaagcggagggatcaggatgaaacttagtgggaagaataagcacaagtccaagatacctgactgacataactgCACCGGATCCGATCACTTTGTTgaagttggggggtgggggagaaattcagaaaagttagaacaaatgaggtatttttaacttactaacgggtgattagatcttaatgaaatttgatatttagaagtatcttgtgctttggagctctaattttaaataccgaccagtTCCGGTGACTGGGGGgacttggagggggaaaccggaattcttgaaaatgTGAAagttgaggtatctttatcttaccaatgggtgatcagatcttaatgaagattgatacatagaaggatcttatgtttcagatgctccattttcaattcgaattggatctgaggacatagggggttggaggagggaaatagaaatcttggaaaccggaaaccttggaaaacgcttagagtggagagatcgggatgaaactggatgggaagaataagcactagCTGTTAAtacctgattgacataattggaacggatccgttctctttgggggagctgggaatgttaatttggaaaaattagaaaattgaggtatttttaacttaagaacaggtgacctgatcttaatgaaatttgatatttagaaggacctcatgtctcagagctcttatgtcaaatttcgaccagattttttgacattggggggagttggagggggaaaccggaaatcttggaaaacacttagagtggagagatcgaaaTGAAACATGGTAGGTAGAAAAAGCACACGTCGCAGATACGTGATTAGCATAACCAGACtgcatctgctctctttgggggagttagggggtggggtttagtgcttttgcgagtttggtgcttctggaggtgctaggacgataaaaattggtaggcgtgttagggagctgcacaaattgacttgataaagtcgttttcctcgattcgaccatctggggagctgaagggagaggaaaaattagaaaaaaatgagatatttttaacttaagtgtggatgatcggatcttaatcagttttgaattttagaaggacctcgtgactcagagctcttattttaaatcccaaccgatACTAAGCCtcagattttccttttaaatcagtctattgactCTTGGAAattcgctagagctcataccatatgagctcttggctcttccggcctcgtcacaagggcCATAGgatctcttagctcttgttttgtaaattaaattatgCAACGTAGAGAATTAACTAACTAAAGACGAATAAGAGCCAACTACAGAAACAAATTTAGTAAATAACACTGTGGTATGTGTTAACTTaataagtgatttttttgtttccttttttaattttgcgttGAGTTGCTTTTAGCGTATATTATATGGGCTTGGCATTTATTTTCCTCTTTGCTGTTTCCATTTTTTCGtgttcagttttgtttttacctGACTTTTATTTAAGAGAGAAACTTCGTATTTTAAGTAACAATCAATTAATAATTACTAATCAATTACCAATTAAATATtgttaaacaatttttaatgttaatattaatcatttttaaaaattttatcagttaaatattatttgattatttaaattaaatataattcatTGGAATATAATCTTacctaattaattaataataactaaataatttaaaattgtatttaatatatttaaaaaatgatttgtctttattgatgattttatttttattttttagtcatCAGAAAGTGAAGAAGAGAGTGTGCGCTCAAATCCACATAGTTTTATGAACCATTATGCCAATGTGAAcgataaataatgaaaacaattaattaataataacataattaaTGATGAACATAATGAAGATAATTAATGaacataattaattaataataattagataatttaaaattgtatttaattttaaaaataatttgtatttattgataattttattttcattttttagtcatCAGAAAGTGAAGAAGAGAGTGTGTGTTCAAATCCACATAGTTATGTGAACCATTATGGCAATTTGAACGATAATTAatgaatataattaattaataataacataattaatgatgaatataattaattaataataattagataatttaaaattgtgtttaatatattaaaaaaataatttgtatttattgataatcttattttatttttcagtcatcAGAAAGTGAAGAAGAGAGTGTGCGTTCAAATCCACATAGTTTTGTGAACCATTATGCCAATGTGAATGATACGTTAAGACAATCGTGGAAAAGACAAAGACCAGTTCGTAATTATTCCTCGTACACAGACTCGGAGCAAGAGGAATCCGCTGTTATGAGTTTAAATGGAGGGCAAATTGTGATGAATATTATGGCTCGAAGTATAACGCCAGTTAGTGGAATGTTCGTcatttgtttgataatttttccaaatgagCCATTTTTGAGGACTTAAATCCcctatattatttatatagccctccccccccccaaaaaaaaagtcttaatcAAGCCCTGTTTTAATTAGTGAAGTATAAGAAATTTAATTATGACTTGGGTGAGTAGATTATAAAAGGTCACGTCCTTAGCCCCTTTTCGAACAAATATCAGTGacaaagttattgaaaataacgcccctttttctttcaagttaATAGCTATGGTTTCGATGTAACGTGAATGGaaaaagttagaattttgttcttttatagCATTGTTACTGCTATTCCCCTTATTCTTGCTATTGTTGTTATAAATTCTTATTACCATATTTGCCAGTTAAAATCTGACCacactagtttta is from Artemia franciscana unplaced genomic scaffold, ASM3288406v1 Scaffold_1407, whole genome shotgun sequence and encodes:
- the LOC136042519 gene encoding protein sidekick-like, which codes for MLVAILCVKSKSYQYKRKCDEATRTLEESINTEDLGFAIELRQSARVKTGTLGRRSLASSSGALVKPPPRPAPASIAYSDDESAKAYDDNDDGSSVTEKPSLSSSESQSSESEEESVRSNPHSFVNHYANVNDTLRQSWKRQRPVRNYSSYTDSEQEESAVMSLNGGQIVMNIMARSITPVSGMFVICLIIFPNEPFLRT